From a single Rutidosis leptorrhynchoides isolate AG116_Rl617_1_P2 chromosome 5, CSIRO_AGI_Rlap_v1, whole genome shotgun sequence genomic region:
- the LOC139848917 gene encoding uncharacterized protein, producing the protein MLKGDVRVWFDSLPKDSVASFDDLKRQFKSKFSQHERHKKNHVAAHGIKQKDNESSRAFLNSRDLPNTYEVLLEKAYVWLGAKETAGIFVLDDASANRRREKSERRDDKHGRKEDKGRFHPYQRDTGARILGALIKTPKEILTTEKAAHKFKALGKMSNWGKQRDMTEFCDFHNDFGHETDECFNFKTAIEEAVKSGKLSHLIKGIREPKKEMVQEQKIEDKRQETENEILAIDSHQPYKKRERVRIVREWKEVSFSALDTICPSDLPVTISGKIFNREVRRIYLDSGSDCDVMYEHCFDRLCPAIRARLGAPRVPLIGFFGERCWPIGEIDLDFTIGKPPLTRTEIIDFVVVRASSPHNILLGRVAMRKMGIIVSTVHHMVKFHTHEGSGTLASTYDRDNVILAIKETKKEPTECILETFEENPQVGKDIGQPNVSRPRDQFRTQPTGIHQAKALEVVTS; encoded by the exons ATGTTGAAAGGAGACGTAAGAGTTTGGTTTGACTCCTTGCCAAAGGACTCTGTGGCTAGCTTTGACGACCTGAAACGCCAATTTAAATCTAAGTTTAGCCAACATGAACGACACAAAAAGAATCATGTAGCTGCCCATGGAATAAAACAAAAGGATAACGAAAGCTCTAGAGCTTTCCTCAATAG CCGAGATCTACCAAACACTTATGAAGTTTTACTGGAAAAAGCATATGTATGGCTAGGTGCAAAGGAAACAGCAGGTATTTTCGTCCTAGATGATGCCTCAGCAAACAGGCGAAGAGAAAAATCAGAAAGGAGGGATGACAAGCATGGTAGGAAAGAGGACAAGGGAAGATTCCACCCTTATCAAAGAGACACCGGAGCCAGGATCCTAGGGGCATTAATAAAAACCCCCAAGGAAATCCTAACAACAGAGAAAGCAGCCCATAAATTCAAAGCTCTGGGAAAAATGTCCAACTGGGGGAAGCAAAGAGATATGACTGAGTTTTGTGACTTCCACAATGATTTTGGGCACGAGACAGATGAATGCTTCAACTTTAAAACAGCCATCGAAGAGGCAGTTAAATCTGGAAAACTGTCTCATCTCATAAAAGGGATCCGAGAACCGAAGAAAGAAATGGTACAGGAGCAAAAAATAGAAGACAAAAGGCAAGAAACAGAAAACGAAATCTTGGCAATAGATTCACACCAGCCTTACAAGAAAAGAGAAAGGGTTCGTATCGTCAGAGAATGGAAAGAGGTATCATTTTCAGCCCTTGATACCATATGTCCCTCGGATCTACCGGTCACTATCAGTGGGAAAATCTTCAACAGAGAAGTCCGAAGGATATACCTTGACAGTGGAAGTGATTGTGATGTAATGTACGAGCATTGTTTCGATCGACTATGTCCCGCCATCAGAGCACGATTAGGTGCCCCAAGAGTACCATTAATAGGGTTTTTCGGAGAAAGATGTTGGCCCATCGGAGAAATTGACCTCGATTTCACAATAGGAAAACCACCGTTAACAAGAACTGAAATCATCGATTTTGTAGTAGTCCGAGCAAGCTCCCCGCACAATATTTTACTTGGGAGAGTAGCTATGAGAAAAATGGGCATAATTGTTTCAACGGTACATCATATGGTCAAATTTCATACGCACGAAGGTAGTGGAACCCTTGCTTCAACGTATGACAGAGACAATGTAATCCTTGCCATAAAAGAAACAAAGAAGGAACCAACCGAATGCATCCTAGAGACATTCGAAGAAAATCCTCAAGTGGGAAAAGATATCGGTCAACCCAATGTTTCCAGACCAAGAGATCAGTTTAGGACGCAACCTACCGGCATCCACCAAGCTAAAGCTTTGGAAGTTGTTACAAGCTAA
- the LOC139848919 gene encoding uncharacterized protein yields the protein MAKWAIKLGEHDIEFRVENEEWKLYTDGASSSNGSGAGLMLVNPEGKEFTYALRFEFETTNNEAEYEALLVGLRMAKELKILHLRAFVDSQFVANQIMGTFEARQPTIQLYLTKAKELIKSFKSFNIEHVRRSQNKKADELSKLASLIFEHLAKEVLVEVLEKKSILEEEVNDLIQEDEVTTTSFVVYLETGILLEDKNKARKIRIKAPSYKMMNGALYRRSFLTPWLRCVGLKQATVIIQEMHEGICGLHAGPWSVVAKIMRLGYYWPTMHHDAAMFAEGYFPNFCERLKIQQNFTSVYPPQGNGRVEVTSRDIVKGIEKRLGKCRKGWIDELPLVLWGHRMTPKRSNGETPYSLAYGTQVVLPAEIQVLTDMMANHE from the exons ATGGCCAAATGGGCCATCAAGCTGGGTGAACATGATATCGAATTCAGG GTTGAAAATGAAGAATGGAAGTtgtatactgatggtgcatcaagcTCCAATGGATCAGGTGCCGGTCTAATGTTGGTAAACCCTGAAGGAAAAGAATTTACTTATGCACTTCGTTTCGAGTTCGAAACAACCAATAATGAAGCTGAATACGAAGCACTACTCGTGGGACTAAGAATGGCGAAGGAATTAAAGATTCTTCACCTTCGTGCTTTTGTTGACTCCCAATTTGTAGCTAACCAAATCATGGGCACCTTCGAAGCTCGGCAACCCACCATCCAGCTCTACCTCACAAAAGCGAAGGAACTAATTAAAAGTTTCAAAAGCTTCAACATTGAACATGTGCGACGAAGCCAAAACAAGAAGGCAGACGAACTAAGCAAACTCGCTTCATTAATATTTGAGCATCTTGCGAAAGAGGTCTTGGTGGAGGTACTAGAGAAGAAATCAATCCTTGAAGAGGAAGTCAATGATCTTATACAAGAAGATGAGGTAACCACTACAAGTTTTGTAGTGTATCTCGAAACAGGAATATTACTAGAGGACAAAAACAAAGCCAGAAAGATAAGAATAAAAGCACCCTCTTACAAAATGATGAATGGGGCCCTGTATCGAAGATCCTTCCTAACCCCATGGCTTCGATGTGTGGGGCTGAAGCAAGCAACTGTGATAATTCAAGAAATGCATGAAGGGATATGTGGCCTCCATGCAGGACCATGGTCGGTAGTCGCGAAGATCATGAGGCTTGGATACTACTGGCCTACGATGCACCACGATGCAGCAATG TTTGCAGAAGGGTACTTCCCAAATTTCTGCGAACGATTGAAAATCCAACAAAACTTCACCTCGGTATATCCTCCTCAAGGCAATGGACGGGTAGAAGTAACTAGCCGAGATATAGTCAAGGGAATCGAGAAGCGTCTGGGTAAGTGTAGAAAGGGATGGATTGATGAACTCCCCTTGGTATTGTGGGGACACAGAATGACCCCGAAGCGAAGCAATGGAGAGACACCTTATAGCCTCGCATACGGAACACAAGTTGTTCTTCCAGCTGAAATACAAGTGTTAACGGACATGATGGCAAACCATGAATAA